One Vespa velutina chromosome 12, iVesVel2.1, whole genome shotgun sequence DNA window includes the following coding sequences:
- the LOC124953370 gene encoding peroxiredoxin 1-like: MPAIQKPAPAFRGTAVVNGQFKEISLSDYEGQYVVLFFYPLDFTFVCPTEIIAFSDRSQEFKDIGCQVIAASTDSHFSHLAWINTPRKQGGLGEMTIPLLADKSLKIARDYGVLDEESGVPFRGLFIIDDKQNLRQITVNDLPVGRSVDETLRLVQAFQYTDKHGEVCPAGWKPGKKTMKPDVVASKEYFKDS, from the exons ATGCCAGCTATACAGAAGCCAGCACCAGCATTTCGTGGTACCGCAGTTGTCAATGGCCAATTCAAAGAGATCTCACTTTCCGATTACGAAGGCCAATACGTTGTATTGTTCTTCTATCCTCTAGATTT CACCTTCGTATGCCCAACCGAGATAATTGCGTTTTCGGATCGTTCACAAGAATTCAAGGACATTGGTTGTCAAGTAATAGCAGCCTCTACCGATTCTCACTTCAGTCATTTGGCATGGATTAATACACCACGAAAACAAGGCGGTCTTGGTGAAATGACTATTCCCCTTCTAGCCGATAAAAGTTTGAAGATAGCACGTGATTATGGCGTACTCGATGAAGAATCTGGAGTTCCATTCCGCGGTCTTTTCATCATAGacgataaacaaaatttacgtCAGATCACCGTTAATGATTTACCGGTTGGAAG gtcCGTCGATGAGACCTTACGTCTTGTGCAAGCGTTCCAATATACTGATAAACATGGTGAAGTATGCCCAGCTGGTTGGAAACCAGGCAAGAAAACCATGAAGCCTGACGTGGTCGCTTCAAaggaatattttaaagattcgtaa
- the LOC124953388 gene encoding inner membrane metabolite transport protein YgcS-like, producing the protein MSNGCEIALNKTGWGACHYFIVGLCGICTFVEAIASVIVFVISRLIVCDLKLEKNDIIVFNATQSFGMAIGSFLFGSLADICGRKGIITFTMVLIFSSSIALSFAQTVFLINLFIFLLGLGLAGNYIVLRVYLIECLPIKRREICLAIIDIAWILGYLSALGVSWSLVPSIIQMLYKKFRPSSWRVLAGIGGAPSLMIACAVSLLPETPRFLLYQQRQEEAFTVLRQMYAINNSKHIETYPNVDLNTCIEQDEETDDTNSLFKMIYRYCMKTYERLHKLFRLPFRRITICSLFLCFLQFPGFIWLALWDSHLLQELGKEMKEMDKGIDFTCNINFSEIAESLLLSCQQINHQRFIFLLCISFSYLLGEILLIIGIQVVRKKWILILSSFIGGIAIFCIIFLFQYAMQIIFSILFLASYAINNTIVNILIAENYPTGLRGTVMGLTRILPHLAATMIKFVSNISCILSIIAAFIILISTAIVVIPIPDLNGIPIQERSIIQDNS; encoded by the exons ATGAGCAACGGATGTGAAATTGCATTAAATAAAACTG GTTGGGGAGCATgtcattattttatcgttggATTATGCGGAATTTGTACATTCGTAGAAGCTATTGCCTCCGTTATTGTTTTCGTAATATCACGTTTGATAGTGTGCGATTTAAAATTGGAGAAGAATGACATCATTGTATTCAATGCTACGCAATCTTTCG GAATGGCAATAGGTTCCTTCTTGTTCGGAAGTTTAGCCGACATTTGTGGACGTAAAGGAATAATTACTTTCACCATggttcttatattttcttcatcgatAGCACTCTCCTTCGCTCAAACTGTATTTTTGataaacttatttatatttttattaggtCTAGG aTTAGCTGGAAACTATATAGTTTTGAGAGTCTATCTTATTGAATGTCTGCCAATTAAAAGGAGAGAGATTTGTCTGGCTATAATAGATATTGCTTGGATTCTTGGTTATCTGTCTGCTTTAG GTGTGTCTTGGTCATTAGTTCCTTCTATCATACAAAtgctttataaaaaattccGTCCAAGTTCCTGGCGAGTTCTTGCTGGTATTGGTGGTGCACCAAGTTTGATGATAGCCTGTGCAGTTAGTTTATTACCAGAAACACCAAgatttttgttatatcaaCAACGTCAGGAAGAAGCGTTTACGGTTTTAAGGCAGATGTATgctattaataattcaaagcATATAGAAACTTATCCG AACGTCGATTTGAACACTTGCATTGAGCAAGACGAAGAAACCGACGATACGAATAGtctatttaaaatgatttatagatATTGCATGAAGACATACGAACGATTACATAAATTGTTTCGATTGCCATTTAGACGTATCACAATATGCAGCTTATTTTTATGCTTCTTACAATTTCCTGg ATTCATTTGGCTTGCCCTTTGGGATAGTCATTTGTTACAAGAActtggaaaagaaatgaaggagaTGGATAAAGGAATTGATTTCACGTGCAATATTAATTTCTCAGAGATTGCCGAGAGTCTCTTATTAAGTTGTCAACAAATTAATCATCAACGtttcatatttctattatgtatttcttttagttatttattgGGAGAAATTTTGCTTATAATAGGAATACAagttgttagaaaaaaatggattttAA TATTATCATCATTCATAGGAGGCATAGCGATAttctgtataatttttttatttcaatatgcTATGCAAATCATTTTCTCCATATTATTTCTCGCATCATATGCGATTAATAATACGATTGTTAATATTCTAATAGCTGAAAATTATCCAACAGGTTTGAG ggGTACTGTTATGGGATTAACAAGAATATTACCACATTTGGCAGCTACGATgattaaatttgtttcaaatatttcatgtaTACTTAGTATAATAGCagcctttattattttaataa gtACTGCTATCGTTGTTATACCAATACCAGATTTAAATGGAATACCGATACAAGAACGATCTATTATTCAAGATAAttcataa